Proteins from one Ipomoea triloba cultivar NCNSP0323 chromosome 1, ASM357664v1 genomic window:
- the LOC116028941 gene encoding heterogeneous nuclear ribonucleoprotein 1-like, with amino-acid sequence MEMEHGKLFVGGISWDTTEERLRAYFQTFGEVVEAVIMKDRTTGRARGFGFVVFADPSVAERVVKEKHMIDGRTVEAKKAVPREDQHTNRNNGIIQSPQSSIRTKKIFVGGLASSVTESDFKQYFDQFGTITDVVVMYDHNTQRPRGFGFITYDSEEAVDKVLHKTFHELNGKMVEVKRAVPKELSPGPTRSPLAGYNYGLNRVSNFLNAYSQGYNLGSMGSYGVRMDRFSPTTLGRSGYSSLNASNYNIGPTLDPALSSNYGGSGSFSSNVGFGHDLNSFYSGNSNRYISPMGYALGRVGSGSMLTSAGRGMLDNESAHFSTNTTNASEFVGSVGGNTGLSAALGGLGTIWGSSPISGQGGRNGSSASGNINYNNGAGSFAGVGGYGQNSVNSPAATSLFPARKDVHTGDFGNLYGTGSSSLYEDPTWRSLSPELDHSTSFSYGLGSMPSDVIPNNSLGYVGSL; translated from the exons ATGGAAATGGAGCATGGAAAATTGTTTGTTGGTGGGATTTCCTGGGACACCACTGAAGAGCGCCTCAGAGCTTATTTCCAAACATTTGGTGAAGTAGTTGAGGCAGTGATCATGAAAGATCGGACCACAGGACGTGCCCGCggttttggttttgttgtttttgctGATCCTTCTGTTGCTGAAAGAGTTGTTAAGGAAAAGCACATGATCGATGGTCGAACT GTAGAGGCAAAAAAGGCTGTGCCTAGGGAAGATCAACACACGAATAGGAACAACGGAATTATACAGTCTCCACAAAGTTCCATACGCACAAAAAAGATTTTTGTAGGTGGTTTGGCATCCTCAGTGACTGAGAGTGACTTCAAGCAGTATTTTGATCAATTTGGAACAATCACCGATGTTGTGGTGATGTATGATCACAACACACAGCGGCCTAGAGGTTTTGGATTCATCACTTATGACTCAGAGGAAGCTGTAGATAAAGTTCTGCACAAAACATTTCATGAACTTAACGGCAAAATGGTTGAAGTCAAGCGTGCTGTTCCAAAGGAGTTATCTCCAGGGCCAACCAGAAGTCCATTAGCTGGATATAACTATGGTTTGAACAGAGTAAGCAATTTTCTCAATGCATACTCTCAAGGTTACAATCTGGGTTCAATGGGAAGCTATGGAGTAAGAATGGATAGATTTAGTCCAACTACTCTTGGACGTTCTGGATATTCTTCACTTAATGCATCCAACTATAATATTGGACCAACTCTAGACCCGGCACTGAGTTCAAACTATGGCGGAAGTGGGAGTTTTAGTTCGAATGTTGGTTTTGGACATGATTTAAATTCCTTTTACAGTGGGAACTCAAATAGGTATATTAGTCCAATGGGATATGCTTTGGGGCGGGTTGGGAGTGGCTCTATGCTGACTTCAGCTGGTCGGGGAATGTTGGACAATGAGAGTGCTCATTTTAGCACAAACACTACGAATGCTAGTGAATTTGTTGGCTCAGTAGGTGGGAATACTGGATTGAGTGCTGCTCTTGGAGGTCTTGGAACGATATGGGGTTCCTCTCCTATCTCGGGTCAAGGTGGAAGGAATGGTTCCTCAGCAAGTGGCAACATCAATTACAACAATGGAGCCGGCAGCTTTGCCGGTGTTGGAGGCTATGGACAAAATAGTGTTAACAGTCCTGCTGCAACATCCTTATTTCCTGCTAGAAAAGATGTTCATACCGGGGATTTTGGAAACTTGTATGGGACTGGGAGCAGTTCATTGTATGAGGACCCAACATGGCGTTCACTTTCTCCCGAGCTTGATCATTCTACATCTTTCAGCTATGGGCTTGGAAGTATGCCTTCAGATGTTATACCTAACAACTCGCTTGGTTATGTTGGCTCGTTATAG